The DNA sequence ttatattttatgtttaaaaatgctattttataaaatctaaataaaataTATCGGAAATAATTTTTCtttcaaatatttttttcaaTTGCATGCTTTTTagtattttttaaataataaaaatgttattttttattattctagaaatatttttttgaaaatattattattagttaaaaatgttaatttttaataaattaaaatgcAATATGCAAGGATTTCAAAAGTACGGGGTGCATTATGTCAAAAACTAAACTTTAATAAAAAAAATCGATTTTACCCATGCCCAAATTAACGGTAACGGTCGATTTGGACGGAAGGGGTGAAAATCGAAACGCAAATTAGAatttaaggtgcaaagtgacaaGTTTAATAATTCAGAACCAATTCCAAAAAACACCTATTCCTGTGGGGTGCAAATTGCAATTTACTCTATTTTTATTATTCTCTAATTTCATTAAACTATCTacatattaattaatatatatttatatgcaattaaaaaattattaaaaaatcattacgttcaaaaaataaataacaaatatcaaaattatatgtGCGTTAATTGTAGACCATTAACTTAAAAATATAAAAAGATGAGCCAGAGCCTATGTTGATTAAcatgatttgcaggctattgtaTGATGAGCTCTAGGTTTATCCGACCAGTAGGTTTATCCAGTACGTACCCGAATGGTAGCGACTGCGGGTTAATTacgataaaaaaatataaaaaatacaaaaaataaaaatatataaaagcCTAGCTATTATTTTGTCAATAACAACTTTTAATATCACTCCTTAGTGCGTTTTGAAAATCAATTAATATGCaatgataaaaaaaaatttaaaagatataaatagTCTAGTATGGGTGGGATTCAGAAGAAACAGAGATATGGGAAAGATTGTGGCCGAAAAAAAACAGAACAATTAGGGGAACATTAATGCTGTGCTCCAGAGTTTGAAAATGGAGaaaagagaagagaagagaaaagaaaattttaaaattttccttCCTAGGCGTGCTTCCGAGTTTTTAACGAGAGAAGAGAAATGATCAGGAGAGAAAATATCTTATAATTTTCTCCCAAAACTTTCTTTCCAAAAATGGGAAGATTTGGAAAGATTCTCTCACATTATCTTCTTCTCCTTGATCACTTTCTCTCATTCTATACACAAACTCGGGAGCACATGATTGATTTATTTTCTTCTCCTATTTCTCTTCTGTTCTCCTCCCATCACTTCTCTGGAGCACCGCGTAAAGTAGCTCAGTTCTAAAAGTACAAAAACTAGTCCAATTAATTTGACAAAACTCCATTTAATAGTTCAATAAAAAAATAAAGTCGCTAGTTCAATTCTAAGATGCAGGCTCTTGCAGCTAACTGATGCAATATACAAACTAAATTACCATCACATTTCAATTCACTCATATATTAAACTCACACCACAACCAAGACCTCTTGGTCTAGACTTCTATCCTTTGCACCCCCTACGGAATATCCTATGTGTTCATCCCCGAAAAAAAAAACGAAAAAATGCTCGAAATACACTATTTTCCAGCTTCAAGCTGCCCAAAATGTTGATTGGTTATATGTTCCCTTTTGAATTTGAAAGAATAAGCATCATAAAGATGCGTACTCAAGTAAAATAAAATAGGAACACGCATGTCTGTTGTTCATAGAATTTTAAAAAGTTATACACGCATCTCACATATGCGTATTTAGTGGATATTTTGGGCAGAATATCCCGCCAAACTGCATTTTGGGCATTTGCCcccaaatggtgggtattttgTTTTTTCAACCAAAAAAACAGCAACAAGAAAAATAAATCATGAAGGCAAAAACTCCAAAATTTCAAGACCAAGCCATGATTTCTGAATAAGCTTCAACTAGAAGTCTGAGAATGCAAAATAAAACATTACAAAACAGGAGATGGCACAAAGTTCTTTGTCACGGTGACAACGAAGATTAAAGGTAAAGATCTTGTAATAGCTACATTGCATGCTCGGAATATTAACTCTCTTTCATACACCTATTTTTGCAGAATGTTCCCAGATTCTTTAGGCACTACTCTTCTTCTCGACAAGATTCTCAATCAAATCTGCTGCATCCTGCACGGTGGCAATTGTTTGGGCACTCTCTTCCTCCACACTGATTCCAAATTCCTCTTCCAGTCCCATCACAATTTCAACCTGTAAGCAGAAGTGGTGTACATTACCATTTAGCAGTGAAAAAGTATCATTACGTTGAAACATTTGAAGATCGATGTAATGCATGAGAACAGCTAAAAGTTAGAAATATATACTGTGTCAAGAGAATCAGCTCCAAGGGCTGCAAACTTTGAGTCTCCGCTGACTGCAACAGTAGGTTCTATTGCTAGTTGCTTCCTCACAATTTCACATACCTTATCCACCGTCTCGGGCTTGGCCTGCACAAAGGAAATGAGAAAATATAAGTAGCATAGATACCAAGAAGAAATGCGAAGTAGTTGTGTTTCCTGATAACTTTCATAATATAATCAGCATGACCTTAATCATTGCGGGGGAACAAGCTAGCTGTTAGAATGCTCCCACACAACTTTCAGTAGAAGTCAATTCATCAGTTGTATTTAAAATTATAGTCTATATGCCATGTTAGTTCCAAGAAACAAGCGATAATTTCACATATGCAAGACTATATAGTGCATTTGAAAGTAAAAGGTACTATTCTTTATGCAACATCCAACAAAAAATGGTACGTAAACCAAAAAACTAGAAAGCAGAACTAAGAAACATACAGCGCATGACACCCTGAAGCGACGTGATGCTGACTTCAACCTAAGCGAAGGGAATGATTTTCCATTGATGGAGAGTGAAACTGAATTCTTAGCAAATCCCTGCACCATTAAACAATATAAGGTCAGTAAAACCACTACAAATAAAACCCCAAAGGAAAACATAAACTGCTGAATGactgattaattaataatttaaatcaTTATTTGATTCACATTCATTCTTCATAAAATTTTATAACATAAACTTCTACAACATAACAGATCAACACAAAACCATCTCAActattttcatttaaaaaaaaatctctCATCCAATCCTTTTTTAAAAGATTTTCGGATAAAATTGCCCAACTTGTTGCTTGCAGGCATTCTGCTTCTGTGCAATCACTCAATAAGTTTATTAATCATAACTTCTATGAAATCTTTTCAAAAGTTTAAAATGACAATTATACAAATCAATTCAAAACCACCCATCATTTAACTTCACTCAAACAGAATCATCATTTCATTCAAAGTATTCAACGAATCAATAGCTTAATAAAATCGATAAACAACACAATGATACACCTGATACATTAAATCAAATGAACATAAACAATTCTGCAAATCAAACAAATAGATAACTAAACTAATTTATCAGAGGCATCCAACAAAATTCAAACAAAGCCCATCAAAATTTAAAACCACAAATGGAAGATAACAATTAAAAAACGAAATGCAACTCATAAacagagagagaggggggagagagggagagaagagagagagagagagagagagagagagagagagagagagagagagagagagagggagggagagaggagagagagagagagggagagagagagaggagagagaggagagagagaggggggggggagGGAGAgggagcgagagagagagagagagagagagagagagagatgcaAACCTTGTTTTGgttgagagagaaagagagagaagtGAAGGAGATGGAAGAAGCTGTGACTGAAGCCATTGATATTGATAGTAAAACAGAGAGAGAATGTATGTAAATTATAGTATAATGTATGTATAAAGTGTGGGCGGAGAGCTCAAAGACACAAAGAAGTGAATGTTAGAGATAAGTTAGACTGGGAACTCTCTTGCTACCTACAGAAGTTGGGCTGCTTTGCGTCACATAGGTTATATCGATTTTGGATTGTCTGCCACGGAGTTGGTGGTTATTAGGTGCAT is a window from the Apium graveolens cultivar Ventura chromosome 1, ASM990537v1, whole genome shotgun sequence genome containing:
- the LOC141677677 gene encoding acyl carrier protein 1, chloroplastic-like produces the protein MASVTASSISFTSLSFSLNQNKGFAKNSVSLSINGKSFPSLRLKSASRRFRVSCAAKPETVDKVCEIVRKQLAIEPTVAVSGDSKFAALGADSLDTVEIVMGLEEEFGISVEEESAQTIATVQDAADLIENLVEKKSSA